In Eretmochelys imbricata isolate rEreImb1 chromosome 14, rEreImb1.hap1, whole genome shotgun sequence, a genomic segment contains:
- the LOC144274936 gene encoding LOW QUALITY PROTEIN: olfactory receptor 10C1-like (The sequence of the model RefSeq protein was modified relative to this genomic sequence to represent the inferred CDS: inserted 1 base in 1 codon; deleted 1 base in 1 codon), with amino-acid sequence MASRNHTVVIQFFFVAFSNILELQVSLFFLVLLLYLITMVGNILLITIMMVDPALQSPMYFFLWNLSFLEMGYTSSTTPKMLVNLFSEDKSISFLGCATQMYFFSFLGITECCLLAAMAYDCYMAICHPLRYTTMMIRGVCLQLSSVSWLIRVLVGVGQTTFIFPLPYCGPISINHFFCNLPPLLKLACTDTYRNEIAVYTISATFIMVPFLLILVSYIRILHAILTIPSAAGRSKTFSTCSSHLIVVTLFFGSXHREYLKPKSSYSLGSDKLLSLFYSVVSPMLNPLIYSLRNKEVKEALRRVMARKIFI; translated from the exons ATGGCTAGCAGGAACCACACAGTTGTGATACAGTTCTTCTTTGTGGCTTTTTCCAACATCCTGGAGCTCcaagtttcactt ttttttctggtgctgcTGTTGTACCTCATCACCATGGTGGGCAACATCCTCCTCATCACGATCATGATGGTGGACCCTGCCCTTCAGtcccccatgtatttcttcctttggAATTTGTCCTTTCTGGAAATGGGTTATACTTCGTCCACTACCCCCAAGATGCTGGTGAACTTATTCTCCGAGGACAAGAGTATTTCCTTCCTGGGCTGTGCCACACAGatgtatttcttctccttcctggggATCACTGAGTGTTGCCTGCTGGCTGCCATGGCATATGACTGTTACATGGCCATATGTCACCCACTGCGCTACACGACCATGATGATCAGAGGTGTGTGTCTCCAGCTCTCAAGTGTGTCCTGGCTCATCAGGGTGCTGGTGGGAGTCGGGCAGACAACTTTCATATTCCCTCTGCCCTACTGTGGACCTATTAGCATCAACCACTTCTTCTGCAACCTGCCCCCGCTGCTGAAGTTGGCCTGCACGGATACCTACAGGAATGAAATAGCTGTTTACACCATCTCTGCCACCTTCATCATGGTCCCCTTCCTGCTCATCCTTGTATCCTACATCCGTATCCTCCACGCTATCCTCACTATTCCGTCAGCCGCGGGCAGGAGCAAAActttctccacctgctcctcccacctcatcGTGGTGACCTTGTTTTTCGGGT GGCATCGTGAATATCTGAAGCCCAAATCCAGCTACTCACTCGGCAGCGACAAACTGCTTTCCCTGTTCTACTCAGTGGTGTCTCCAATGCTGAACCCTttgatctacagcctgaggaacaaggaggtaaaggaagccctgagaagggtgatggccagaaaaatatttatttga
- the LOC144274934 gene encoding olfactory receptor 10A7-like, whose protein sequence is MANTEGRNQTSITELVLLGFRDLPELLALLFLLFLVIYVVTLAGNILIVALVVADRRFHTPMYFFLRNLSCLETCYTSTLLPRVLASFLTGDNTISVSGCMTQFYFVSFFAAAECYLLAVMSYDLYLAICKPLHYAALMNTRFCLSLAAGSWINGFLAGIIVIVLMLQLTFCGPNKIDHFCCESTEMLNLCCNGTNQIELVITILAAIFTLPPFVLTMMSYVCIIFTILRIPSTAGRQKAFSTCSSHLIVVAIFCGTLITVYLLPKPNTLRDLNKVFFICYAILTPMANPFIYSLINHEVKEALKKLSVSV, encoded by the coding sequence ATGGCAAACACAGAAGGGAGGAATCAAACGTCCATCACAGAATTGGTCCTCCTGGGATTCAGGGATCTTCCTGAACTGCTGGCCCTACTCTTCCTGCTGTTTCTAGTGATCTACGTTGTGACCTTGGCCGGGAACATCCTCATTGTTGCGCTAGTTGTGGCTGATCGGCGctttcacacccccatgtacttcttcctgaggaacttgtcctgcttggagacctgctacacctccaccctcctgcccagggtACTGGCCAGTTTCCTGACAGGGGACAATACCATTTCTGTTAGTGGTTGTAtgacacaattttattttgttagtttctttgctgCTGCAGAATGCTATCTGCTAGCAGTGATGTCATATGATCTGTACTTGGCGATATGCAAACCGCTCCATTATGCGGCCCTCATGAATACCAGGTTCTGCCTGTCGTTAGCAGCTGGGTCTTGGATAAATGGATTTCTGGCTGGTATCATAGTAATAGTTCTTATGTTACAATTAACTTTCTGTGGCCCCAATAAAATCGATCATTTCTGCTGTGAATCCACAGAAATGTTAAATCTCTGCTGCAATGGCACCAACCAGATAGAGCTTGTCATTACCATCCTGGCTGCTATATTCACTCTGCCTCCATTTGTATTAACCATGATGTCCTACGTGTGTATCATcttcaccatcctgagaatcccttccaccgccgggaggcaaaaggcattttctacctgctcctctcacctcattgtggtggcCATTTTCTGTGGGACCCTAATTACTGTGTACCTGCTACCAAAACCCAACACACTGagagacctgaacaaagtgttcttCATCTGCTACGCAATTCTGACTCCTATGGCCAATCCCTTCATATACAGCCTGATTAACCACGAGGTCAAGGAAGCCCTGAAAAAACTGTCAGTAAGTGTCTAG